GCTCACAGCTGACAGCTAGCCAGACAGACAAAACAACACAAGTTGTACTTCTCTTCCCACAGTTCCTGTCTTATTCCACTAGCTATTCCTCTCCACTAGGTGGAAGTGTTCACTGATACACTAACTTGGAACGCTCAACCTGGAAACTTATAGCAATCACGTTATTGTCACGCAACAATCAACAATGACTTATCAACTCCAAATATACCAAATATAATTCTTAACTGGTTATTCCTTTTCCCTTACGATCATCATCATTGTCTATCTGTTTTGCTGTCATGTGGATATAATAACCCATCGCAGAGTGAAGTTAACACCGGCAAGGTTACTAGATGTGACACACTCATCTGTTGGTACTGCATATCTGCATCTGACCTCATCCCCATCTGGGTCAAAGGACAACACGTTGAAATCTCTTCGACAATTGACTgggacattgagagagagaggggaggggtggtttggaagggagagagagagagagagagagagagagagagagagagagagagagagagagagagagagagagagagagagagaggagagagagagagggagagaagagaagggggacagaggtagaggggtgtgagagggcagagagatagagaggggggtagacagagagagagaaagaggggagacagagagagagggggagacagagagagaggggagacagagagagagagagagggggagacagaggaagagacagagagaaaggggtgtgagaagagagagcgaaagaaagggcgagagagggggtgacggagagagagggggagacagagagagaggggggtagacagagagagagcgagagagaggggggtagacagagagagagaaagagggggagacagagagagagggggagccagggagagagggggagacagagagacagagggggagacagagagagagagagggggagacagaggggagagagagggggagacagagagagagggggagacagagagagagagaggggggagacagagggagagagaggggggagacagagagacaggggggagacagagacatgacATGGGTATGTAGTcctgtatgtatatagtagtatttaccTCATGGTTATGTAGTcctgtatgtatatagtagtatttaccTCATGGTTATGTAGTcctgtatgtatatagtagtatttaccTCATGGTTATGTAGTcctgtatgtatatagtagtatttaccTCATGGTTATGTAGTcctgtatgtatatagtagtatttatctCATGGTTATGTAGTcctgtatgtatatagtagtatttaccTCATGGTTATGTAGTcctgtatgtatatagtagtatttaccTCGTGGTTATGTAGTcctgtatgtatatagtagtatttaccTCATGGGTATGTAGtcctgtatgtacagtggggagaacaagtatttgatacactgccgattttgcaggttttcctacttacaaagcatgtagaggtctgtcatttttatcatattaattacttaaaaatcatatgtgattttctggatttttgttttagattccgtctctcacagttgaagtgtacctatgataaaagacctctacatgctttccACAGACAAGTTACTGTATTTTATCACCGtattattttcatatctgatatCAACTGAATTTGACTATTCACATGACTAACGTTTATAAAACCACAACTTTCACTCAATATTGTCACATCACTGTCCAGAATAAACAGTGGGCTGGTGGTGGTATGGTCACCAAATACTGTGTCCAGCTCTGAATGAATTGGGCTTTGGGTTCAACAACAGTGTCAGTTGGCAGGTGGTTTCTAATGAAGACCATGATCTTCATTCTGGAGGAATTACAGAGGCATCGTTGTCCATAATTAATTACCTCAACTGGCCCGTAGGATTATactgagagggagggaacaacGTGACGCTGGCAAACTGTATATGTTGTCAGGATTCCTTTACACTTCAAGGCTATACTGTTCTTCAACTACCTCCGGAGGTGTTTAGGAAGATCTAATCACAATCGGATCACAATGTATCTTTTGATTGTCTACACCTGTCGACAAATGTGGGCAGAATCAGAATGTAGATAAGATCAGGACAACAGAcgcatgttagaaccaggtatcCATTCGGCTAGAGAAGAGCTGATATCAGAGAGTTGAGGATGCGTGAGTGGTAGACAAATGAACGTGTTGATGAGAAGAAATGGGTAAGCTACACGAAGGAGAACGTCAAAACATCAAATGCCTTTATAGAGGATGGCTGCAGAAAAGACTAAGAGAGCGCTGACGTCTTCTTTTATAGATTCAAAGGCCGCTGATCCCTGGTAGAGAATACTCTGGCTTTATGGCATTAGGACGCTGATCCCTGGGAGAGAATACTCTGGCTTTATGGCATTAGGACGCTGATCCCTGGGAGAGAATACTCTGGCTTTATGGCATAAAGACGCTGTTCCCTGGGAGAGAATACTCTGGCTTTATGGCATAAGGACGCTGATCCCTGGGAGAGAATACTCTGGCTTTATGGCATAAGGACGCTGTTCCCTGGGAGAGAATACTCTGGCTTTATGGCATTAGGACGCTGTTCCCTGGGAGAGAATACTCTGGCTTTATGGCATTAGGCCGCTGATCCCTGGGAGAGAATACTCTGGCTTTATGGCATTAGGACGCTGATCCCTGGGAGAGAATACTCTGGCTTTATGGCATAAGGACGCTGATCCCTGGGAGAGAATACTCTGGCTTTATGGCATAAGGCCACTGATCCCTGGGAGAGAATACCCTGGCTTTATGGCATTAGGACGCTGATCCCTGGGAGAGAATACTCTGGCTTTATGGCATTAGGACGCTGATCCCTGGTAGAGAATACTCTGGCTTTATGGCATAAGGCCGCTGTTCCCTGGGAGAGAATACTCTGGCTTTATGGCATAAGGACGCTGATCCTTGGGAGAGAATACTCTGGCTTTATGGCATAAGGCCACTGATCCCTGGGAGAGAATACCCTGGCTTTATGGCATTAGGCCGCTGATCCCTGGGAGAGAATACTCTGGCTTTATGGCATAAGGCCGCTGATCCCTGGGAGAGAATACTCTGGCTTTATGGCATTAGGACGCTGATCCCTGGGAGAGAAAACTCTGGCTTTATTGTCTTTTTCCCCTTTATTTCTGTTCTTACTCATGTTGTTTTTGTCCATAACAATGTCAGACAGGAAATGAGGCTAGTTGTGGGATCATACCTTCAAACAAAGAGTGATATTACAAATGTTCATATTTTTATTGTTGAACCTTCTCGATATCCAGTCCATTACAATTCAATACTTTCAAAATAATCAAATATGAGGTCTGGTTCAGTATGTATAACTTCACAGTTAAACCAGGTTAGTACAGGTTGCCCTGGAAACAGTAGAGATATTTTGACATAACAGAAAGACCTATACTTCACAGTTAAACCAGGTTAGTACAGGTTGCCCTGGAAACAGTAGAGATATTTTGACATAACAGAAAGACCTATACTTCACAGTTAAACCAGGTTAGTACAGGTTGCCCTGGAAACAGTAGAGATATTTTGACATAACAGAAAGACCTATACTTCACAGTTAAACCAGGTTAGTACAGGTTGCCCTGGAAACAGTAGAGATATTTTGACATTACAGAAAGAACTATACTTCGCACTAAAATCAGGTTAGTACAGGTTGCCCTGGAAACAGTAAAGATTTAGGTTATTACGGAAAGAAATCAGTAGTGGGGATAAATGTGAAATGGCCCCTAATTCCCTAGAGAGAACACTACTGTTGGCCAGAGACACTTATACagggaatatggtaccatttCCTACACAGCCAGAGCCACTTATACagggaatatggtaccatttCCTACACAGCCAGAGAAAGATGAACTCTAAATTAAAGCTGAATGAGACATGTTATCTGAGATAAACATATCAGTCACATAATGTTTATCCATGTGGAATTAGTAACAGAAGCGGTTGTTTCCTATTTCAAAtgaaaagagaaagacagatgtaAATCACACTGAAAGCGACACTAGATAAGATTAGACCCCGTCTAACTTTTCTGAGGACTTCTAAGAGTCTAAAGTTGTATTCCATGGATGCGAGAATGGAAACAGACGACTGGTGTTTCATCAGTGCACACCGTAAGGAAAACGTTTTCGGCCCTTGTGCTTCAGTTTGGTTCGTAGTAAATATACCCCAGATTCAAAAACagagttttctctctctctctctcttcctggatCTGCTCTTTACACAGTGAACTATGTTTCCCATGAGCCAAAAGGAGAAGTCACAGAGGGTTCAGAGTTCAGTTCAAGCTACCGCCTTAACACATCAGAGTAAAGTCCCATATGGTCCAACTGAAAAGCTTgtttacaagtgtgtgtgtgtgtgtgtgtgtgtgtgtgtgtgtgtgtgtgtgtgtgtgtgtgtgtgtgtgtgtgtgtgtgtgtgtgtgtgtgtgtgtgtgtgtgtgtgtgtgtgtgtgtgtgtgtgtgtgtgtgtgtgtgtgtgtgtgtgtgtgtgtgtgtgtctctctcaaatTGACAGTGAGGACACGGTTGACCTCTGTGAAGATATACTACAGATCTCCATGTTGGTGAATGAGCTGCCCCCCTCACTGCTGCAGTCAgccacagaggaggaggatgtgatgaTATTCTTTAGCCTGTGGAGGGAGATGATGATCATCGACAGCAGGAACACCAGCAGACTCAGGAAGATCCACACGTACACGTAAACATTCTCCTGTCGCCCCGACGACAACCCTGTCCCCGCCGCCGCAGCTGCAGTGGAAACGGAGGTGGGGGAGAACCTTGGGAAGTTTCCGTTGTCTGGGGAGATTTCGGTTCTGTTCAGCTCCTCCAATGAGAAGTCCATACCGGACATCCTGACGATTGGAATGGACAGAtctgagagaggggagaaataggtTGTTACTGTGCCTAATAGTGAGGTGAATTCATAGCCTCGTGACCAATGACGTAAACACATCAATTAAGTTAAATTAAGAGAAAATTAAGGGTGGATCCCAGATACAAAGCAGAACTCActtgaaacagagatgtcacccTCAATGTCActtccctggttaaataatggatCAACAAATACAGACAAATATATACAAACATGCTGTACCGACAAGAGGATCATTATAAATACACGTACTGTATTAGACAGTGGACTGGTCCAAGACACCCTCCCAGTGTTGTCTATCTAAGGGGGTAGGAGTCGTTGTGATAAAAACAGAAAAGGACATTTCTTAAAAGAAAATGTAAGTGATCCGTCAGCTGTCCAATCATATTTTTCATGGACATCGAAGAGGTTTAGAAGATTAAATTATTAGATGATAGTGATGATAAATTGAGgctagtgtagtaatagaactaggctagtattagaactaggctagtattagaactaggctagtgtagtaatagaactaggctagtattAGAACTAGGCAAGtattagaactaggctagtattagaactaggctagtgtagtaatagaactaggctagtattagaactaggctagtattagaactaggctagtattagaactaggctagtgtagtaatagaactaggctagtattagaactaggctagtattagaactaggctagtattagaactaggctagtattagaactaggctagtgtagtaatagaactaggctagtattagaactaggctagtattagaactaggctagtgtagtaatagaactaggctagtattagaactaggctagtattagaactaggctagtattagaactaggctagtattagaactaggctagtagtaatagaactaggctagtattagaactaggctagtattagaactaggctagtattagaactaggctagtgtagtaatagaactaggctagtattagaactaggctagtattagaactaggctagtgtagtaatagaactaggctagtattagaactaggctagtattagaactaggctagtgtagtaatagaactaggctagtattagaactaggctagtattagaactaggctagtgtagtaatagaactaggctagtattagaactaggctagtattagaactaggctagtgtagtaatagaactaggctagtaatagaactaggctagtaatagaactaggctagtaatagaactaggctagtgtagtattagaactaggctagtaaAAGAACTAGGCTAGTGTAGAATTAGAACCAGGCTAGTAAAagaactaggctagtgtagtattagaactaggctagtaaaagaactaggctagtgtagtattagaactaggctagtaatagaactaggctagtgtagtattagaactaggctagtaaaagaactaggctagtgtagtaTTAGAACTTCTGTttcgcttctgtttcgtgcgggcttgttcatctgttttgttgtttgagtgtatttttgttggcatttgggtttcacgctgtccgtttatatttctgttcatttgtaacctcttcactcatttaccgtaACAGTGTTAGAACTAGGCGAGTAATAGAACTAGTttagtaatagaactaggctCGTGTAGTAATATAACTAGGctagtaatagaactaggctagtgtagtaatataactaggctagtaatagaactaggctagtaatagaactaggctagtgtagtaatagaactaggTTAGTGTAGTAACATAACTAGACTAGTGTAGTAACATAACTAGGCTAGTAATATAACTAGTTTAGTAATAGAACTAAGCTGgtgtagtaatagaactaggctcgtgtagtaatagaactagtttagtaatagaactaggctggtgtagtaatagaactaggcgagtgtagtattagaactaggctagttagtaatagaactaggctagtagtagaactaggctagtaatagaactaggctagtgtagtaATATAACTAGTGTAGTAATATAActagtgtagtaatagaactaggctagtaatagaactaggctagtgtagtaatagaactagtgtagtaatagaactaggctagtaatagaactaggctagtgtagtaatagaactagtgtagtaatagaactagtgtagtaatagaactaggctagtaatagaactaggctagtgtagtattagaactaggctagtaaaagaactaggctagtgtagtaatagaactaggctagtaatagaactaggctagtaatagaactaggctagtaatataactaggctagtgtagtattagaactaggctagtaaaagaactaggctagtgtagtattagaactaggctagtaaAAGAATTAGGCTAGTGTAGtattagaactaggctagtaaaagaactaggctagtattagaactaggctagtagtaatagaactaggctagtattagaactaggctagtattagaactaggctagtattagaactaggctagtgtagtaatagaactaggctagtattagaactaggctagtattagaactaggctagtgtagtaatagaactaggc
The Oncorhynchus gorbuscha isolate QuinsamMale2020 ecotype Even-year linkage group LG20, OgorEven_v1.0, whole genome shotgun sequence DNA segment above includes these coding regions:
- the LOC124006601 gene encoding serine rich and transmembrane domain containing 1; this translates as MSGMDFSLEELNRTEISPDNGNFPRFSPTSVSTAAAAAGTGLSSGRQENVYVYVWIFLSLLVFLLSMIIISLHRLKNIITSSSSVADCSSEGGSSFTNMEICSISSQRSTVSSLSI